The genomic region TACTCCTAGGCTGCTGAAACTCAGCCATACCTCTAGAAGGGACAGTTTGAGTCTCTGGTTGTTGAGAATGATGTGGTAAAGATTCATCAGTAGATGCATCCCTTTCCTCATCATCGGGTATTCCTGATTGTTGAGTCTCAATGTTATCATATAAGTCAAAGAAATTAAGTGTATTGACTTCAAGATGTGTGTTCATATCAAATGAATCGaaaacaactttttctttaaaagGAAACACATGTTCATAAAACTTAAGGTCTCTGGAAAAAAACACAGTTTTACTATCCAAACTAAAAACTTTATAACCTTTCTTCTCATTCGAATATCCAATAAACACACATTTCTCAGCCCTACTACTTAACTTATTTGACTCATTTAGGACAGTACAAAAACAAAGACACCCAACAATCTTAAATGATCTAGAAAGGGTTCAAATTTATGCAACATCTCATATGGAGTTTTCCCATTCAGCACGGAAGCAGGAGTCCTATTAATTAAGTAAGCAACAGTTAGAATACATTCATCCCAAAACCTAACAGGCAAACCACTTTGGAAAAGTAACGCTCTAGCAACATTGAGTAGGTGTCTATGCTTTCTCTCCACAacaccattctgttgtggagtataaGCAACAGAAGTTTGATGAATTATACCATTAAGTTTACAAAACGAACTCATTTTGTTATTCACAAACTCTAGTCCATTATCAGTTCTTATACATTTTACCAATCTGCcaaattgtgttttaacaatgtttacaaccgtTTGGAAATAATCGAACACTTCAGCTTTATCCTTCATCAAACACACCCACACAGCCCTTGTGTAATCATCAACAATAGTGAGAAAATATTTAAAACCTTCCCTACTAACCACCCTATAGGGACCCCAAACATCTACGTGAATTAAATCACCTAGTTGTTCTGTTTTATGATTACTCAAGGGAAATGGCTCTCTATGTTGCTTAGCCTTATGACATATTTCACAAGGAAAATCATCCTCACTTATATTGACATTCAATTTACAAGATAACGGTTTCAAAGCTTTTAAAGAAGGACGACCTAATCTAGCATGCCACAAATTACACAAATTAACATTACTGCTACACaccttaacagatttacaggaaTTTCCACAGAAGTACAGACCATCTAACTGTCTACCAGTCACCAGGATTTTCTTTGTTAACAAATCCTGAATATAACAAGTATTCTCATCAAAACCAACATATAGTTTATTATCTTTAGCAAGCTTATGCATAGAAATTAAATTGATAGAATACCCAGGTACAACAAAAACATCTTGTAAAATAACCCCTTGTGTAAGTTTTAAACTACCTATTTTAGTTACCAAAGCATCAGTTCCATTTGGGTGTTTAGCCTTAATATTCAAATTTGAAACATCAACAAAATCAGAAAGCATTTCATGACTTTTAACCATATGTTGATTGGCACCTGAGTCAACTATCTACCCACTATCCCCTTTATTATCAAACAAAGTTGCAAAATTATAAACAGGTTTATAAAACACATTGGAACAAAAAGAACTAGTTACACTACCTGACACATTGCAGCTCTGACCAGCAGTCTCACAAGTTCTATCGGATAACAAAATCAATAACCTAGACACTTGTTCAGCAGTCAAGGATGCAACACCAGACCCACTAGTATCATTAACACTAAGATTATTACTACTACTAGCAATTGCCTTCTTTCCTTGTCCCCCTCTTGGCTTCAACCAAGAGGGATATCCAATaatttcaaaacatttttcaacGGTATGACCCAACTTATTACAATTAGTACACTTTAAAGACTGATTAGACACTTTATTAGTTCTCTTTGTCAAATCAGATTGACTAattttagaaacaaaccctacaGTTTGACTTTTCTTATCACTACCAGAATTTCTATGAGATTCTTCTCTAGAAACAATGGCAAACGCCTCTTTCACAGTAGGAAGACTTTCTTTAGTCAACAGATTAGTTCTAACACTTTGGTAAACACTATCTAATCCCATTAAAAATTGCAtaagttttatcatttgattGAAGTTATTAAACGAAGTTGAAGCATTACAAGTACAGGAAGGCAACTGTAGTATCTGATCCAACTGTTTCCACATAATATTCAGTTTATGATAATACTCAGACACAGACAACCCATTTTGATTAAAACCATTAACCCTCTAACAGTCACGAACAATCTCTCACAATGTTCCTCACAACAAACTCACTCGATCAGATTATCAACGATTATCAACACGATAATCACTTAATGATTAACAGGAACCACTCAAACTAAACTCAGATTCAAGATGAATCTGAGATAAATGTGAAAACCCTAACCAGCACAAAGAACGAGAGAAGAACAATTGAAAACGAGATCAATAATGCAGAACTGTGGATGAGAGATATTTCTCTCACTTATATATTGCGAATCCAAAGCAGTTTAGTTAAACCCGCCATCAGTTAAGCCCAGTTCGCCAAAGCCCATTTCATTGAGATCAATATTTAAGCCTAAGCCCATCTCGCCTGCATTCTGCGTGTTTGTCAAAAACCACTCGCCTGATATCGCTAAAAAACTGCGATCAACATCACCGGTTAGTCTGAAGTTCCCGTGGTAAACATTGTATAACGGAATAGATTGTGGAATATTCGTCATGCGTCATATGGAGACTTTTAAAGGTGTTAGTGTAATTGTagttttattattaaagttgaaacTGGCATGTATGCTAATTTGATCTGTATTTCTGTTCACTAGGGACAAGTGTGCGCGAATGGAACTGCGGGCTATCGCCAGAGCAAGGCATCATGGGGGAGGTGTTGAAAGATCAATTGAAAGAACTATGTGACTTGCAAATAAAGTACTTATCAAAAATCTTGTTAAGTGACATAAACTCACTGCGATCTACAATGGAGAAAGAAGTACATGAGTACGCAAATTTGAGTCAAGATGTAAGAGTGGAAAATGCTAAAACTGCAAAGCAAAGGATCGAGTTACGATTGGATGAAGAATAGCACATAGTTTCGTTACAACTGATAATGTTTTGATGCATGTCTTATTTTAGATATTAGCCTGGTGGCCTGGTTCTGAAATGTTTTGATACACGTTTTAATGTAGATATTAGACTGGTTTCATTTTGTCTGGTAAAACGGATCACACTGTACAAATTCATGGTAATGGTCTTTTTTCCttaatataacactatatttcaGTATAAAACACTACATTTATAATGTGACAGCAATTAAGTGTTTGATTTACGTGATTATTGTTGTCATAGTTGAAACTATCATATAACACTACATTTAAATATAAAACACTATATTATGAAAAAGAATTCATTTATAtcagttaaaaaaaacatataacacTATAATTATACATAAAACACTACAATTAAATGTCAAACTTTAAACTAACTGTATATCACAATAACACCGTGTATATTACTGCATTTAATACAGATTACCATCATGGAGACATATGAATCAGGTTATGCGAAATCAAACCTATAAAATAACACTACAATTCAAATATAAAACACTATATTAAGAATATGATAAACGAATTTAATAAAAAACAacgtaaaaaaaattatgttttcccATTCATGGCCAAGATGATAAAAAAAGACAAGTTCAAAATCTATAAACTCAAACACCAGGAATCCAACAAAAAAATAAAAcgtcattaaaaaaataaaaaaaaaactcaaagtTTGCATAATTTAGTAATCAACTACTCCTGCTCTTCATCTTCTAGCTCCTCTTCGTCGTCTCCTTCACCCGCCGCATCTCTAGCTCCTCTTCGTCGTCTCCTTCAAGGGCCGCTTCATCACTTTCTGAGGAGCCGTCGGCCTTTTCCCTTGCCGGGTACGTGCAGGTACGTATATTATGCCCCCGACGTTTGCAATTGCTACATTCACGACCCTTTTTTTTCTCTGCAGATTGAATAATGGCCATTTCACGATTACTCTTCATTCTGGAAGGTTTACCCATACCTTTAAATCTAACGGTTTTGGGCATGCGAACAGTTACAGGTGTTTCTTGCGTGTATCCAGTTATTTCACCAAACCTATCGCGACGACTCCTAGGGGGTGCGTTTACGACTGCCTGATCAGCGGTCGATTGATACTGGACAACATGGTCCCTAAAAGCGCACAACGCATCAAAGTTAGGAACCAACCTGTTAATAAGAGACTCGACTGACCTTGTTATCTCCATTACAACACCATTAACTTGCTGGTACCGATCATCACTTTCGCTAATCCCCAATATCGCTCCAGGGGCACTATTAGGAACAGCTTCCCTGGTCCACTGTCGCATTATATACCTTTCAGGGAACTGCTTGATATCAAGAAACCGCAGAACGCAAAAAATGTGCGCACACAAAAGCCCAAACTGTTCATACATATTGCATGAACAACTCACGGTCATGTCTAGCTGCCGCATCATAACCTAatacataaaaacaaaaaaaaataagaacAAATATATATACTCAATTAAAACTATAAGATAAAACACCATGGACAAGAAAAAATTATAAACAAACAATTGTTACATTCTATGGATACCTGAAAAAATGTAGTACACGTTTGAGAAAAGTCCTTCACAGAGATGTTCACAAAGTTATCCTCTCTATCATCCCATTTTCCAATACCACACTTGTGAATGGCTGTCTGAATTTCAAGTTGCGCATCAACGAAAATTGTCCTTGTGTATATGTTTGCCGCCTGTTGTTCTAAGACAAACTCTTTTGCAAATATTTGGGGGTTCGTGTGCCTAGTATCGTGATCACTCTTCCTGTGCTCGTGTCTTTGGGCTTCAATTGCAGAATCAAAATGCCCCAAGAATTCAACAAGCGTACAGTTCGGGTTGCAAAAATGCCCAAAGAAATGGTTCTCACTCTCCGAACGTGATGAGGTACGCATCAGCCCAGACATGTGTTGATCACGATAGTACGCAGGGATCCATGTATCCCTAATCTGATAAATTGACTGCAACCATTCATGATTCACCAAATCAAAATCAGCCAATATAACACCCCATTCGGTTTCAAATTGTTCTGGTAGTAATGCATCAGTCCAAACAATATCACACAACCTCTTCTTAAAATCGGTGCTATTGCATAGGTTGGCGCCAACCTAATaaacaacgagtcaacaataaaaaaaattaaatatacaAAATACATGATAAAACCTgataaaaacattatataaaagtaaaacAACATCGATAAACAAAAAACGACATATTCATATataaaaaagtacaaaaaaccaagaaaacaattCCATTAAAACAATAAACGTCGTAAACCATAattttggtatttaataaaccttGGTAGTAAGTTTCTCCATTATATGCCACATGCAAAGCCTGTGCCTACTTTCAGGCCAAGTATCTTGAATAGCTTTCCTCATCGCTGGGTCATGATCAGTTACAATCACAGGTGGTGCGCGCCCAAACGCCTGCCGAAATGCGTTAAGCAACCAGCTATATGTTTCGGCAGTTTCATCCCCTATTATAGCATCACCCAAGGTAACATTACGATAGTGATTGTCAACGCCGGTAAAAGGTACAAACATCATATTGTacctacacaaaaaaaaattaagttaaCGAGTCTTTTCATGCATATACCACTACACTAAAAACATTATCATGGTGATAAAACACTATGATATAGATCTATTATGGATGTAATGAATCTAAAAATAAAGGTAGGATACGAACTTGTTACGACGATAAGTAGCATCGAAGGACACAACATCGGCCCAGAACAACGCACGTAAAACGCCATCGGCAGTTGTAAGGTATTCCATAGAGAAATTGGGCATAAATTCTTTCTTCCTTCTTAGGTGCTTGATAACCATGTCAGCATCGTACTCAGCTATATACCTATTTAAGTCTCTCTTGAAGTTTTTGAAGTCAACTTTAGTGGCACCTACCTTATCAAAACCTCCATAAAGAGTCCTCATAATGTTAAACGCTCTAACTAGACCAACGTTTATGGCACTCAAAGTATTCACGGCTTCTTCCTGTACGTAATTCATAGATCTATTTTCAGGAAGCAAGTACCTGTCATCTTCAGCAATCCTGTACGTAATTCATAGATCTATTTTCAGGAAGCAAGTACCTGTCATCTTCAGCAACAAATGAGTGATTATGCGACTCCTCGAAGTGATAAACAAAGTAAAGATTATCCGGGTTTAACTTAACCCGAATGCACGCTTCACATCCGGTCCTTATAGAAGGAACCCTGCGAGTAATCTTAGACTTCGAGTTAACATTAGAACTACCAGCTTCCTGAGTCGAGTCAATCGCCTTTAAGGGTTTAGTACCCTCTTTTGAGCATACGAACCATTTATTATGTATTACACCCTTTCGAGGCTCGTATTGAGTACCCTTCCTAACTGTGAAACCTCCCGCCTTAGCATATCTTTGGTAAAAAAGAAAGGCATTTTCCAGCGAATTAAACAGCATATACATCTGAGGTTTAATCAAATCATCAGGAATAAATGTCCTCCTTCCAGAATTTGGGGACACCTGAACATTACCAACGGGCTGGTATGTAGGAATATCTACAACGAAAAATCGACACATCAGTCATTTATAAAAACATTGATAAGAACATGTTTCTAAatctaataaaaataatatatgaaGAGAAAACACTATTTATTTCCTGTAAAGACACTatgcaacttaattaacaaataaTCTGTTGATTTAAAAcacttaataataataaaaactttATGCCTAATAAAATAAATATGTCTGCACAAAATATAACAGTATTGGTGTGGGGTAAAACACTATGAAATGAAAATTAAGATTGctgtacataatataacactatatattgTGGATACAAACACTATACATctaaatatcaaaaaaaaaaaataactctGTAAATGATAAAACACTACAACATACAATTCAATGTATAAAACACTATGAAGGGGAATTCAGATGTGTGATTAGAATACAACACTATTGTTCATACATATGACACTATACAcctaaatatgaaaaaaaaaaatatctttgTTAATTTTAAAACACTACAAAGACTTACTAAGACAAAGGTAAACAATTCAAtgtataaaacactatgaaaggaaAATAACATGAGTGAACAGAATATTGATCATGCATATAACACTACACATCTAAAAAACTATAAAACAGAATATTGATCATGCATATAACACTACACTGTAAAACACTACGGATCATGCATATAACACTAAACatctaaaaaatcaaacaaaaataataaaaaaagtgatcaagaaaaaacagtaaaagaaCAATACCCTGAACAACTGAATATATAAAACACTACATACACACAAAATCAAACAATACTAATGTCCTGTCAAAACGGCATACCAAAAAACAAAAGTCCGAACAAATAACACTAATTATCGGAACATGATAACTATTATGAGATTAAAAAACTATGATACACATGTACCTGCATCGCCGGGGACTCCATTGAAATTGATATAAAACACCAGAATCGAAGAAGGGCGCAGACGTAAAACAACTGTATTGTGTCTATGGATTTGATAAGCCTTGTTGTATTTATAATTGATGATGAATGATACGTAGATAGCAATCTTATGGTATCTtgcaaaaaaaaatacaaaattcgATCCAATCTCTAAACAATCTCAACGACAGTTATTTTTTTCAGTTAtattgtaaatcaattaaatgagaaaaatgtacaattactaatctacccttttgaattaattaagaagAGGGACACTTGTCCTTCcaagattatttcttacacttcttacaaaagtcccactttttacaggatcctctacctatatatatatatatatatatatatatatatatatatatatatatatatatatatatatatatatatatatatatatacatatatatatatacatatatatatataggacaaagatccgttaggaaccaccccttattgcgagaaccgcgagaactagtgtgaacacaaacagtaattcctaaaaaaatctaaaaaacacccaaaatttttttttttatttttttactattttttttgaaaaaatcgctatattttgttaataaaaaaaaaatttcaaaaaaaaaaaaaaaaaaaaatttcgagtaacagttatccatgcacatgtgcatatgtgtcgtttctttgtcaaattccgtaattcattacaaataatagtcaattgcactttcatttacactactacgtgtaatacactatcttttacattaccaatgttagaaatgcacatgtgcatctatatgtatcaacaggaaataaggtgttttggtacactactttctctttcatctatcattccatccataatacacaagcatgcacatgtgcatttctgtcatttctttgacaaattccgtaattcattacatatattagacaattgcactttcatttacactaccatatgtaatacactactttttacattaccaatattagaaatgcacatgtgcattatatgtatcaacatgaaatacggtgttttggtacaccactttgaatacactttccctttcatctatcataccatccataatacactaccattacctcctaccatccataatacaataccattacctcctaccatccataatacaataccattaacaatattttcactttattacatgtatgtaaacaccatttataccatccaatcaacatattacataaaaatttgacaactataaccaaaccatcaaccactagatataactaaccaaaaaacatgtatatgggtctacttctccattcaaaatcacaaactttttgtatcaaaacacgttatatcatggttatacctaattatgcacatgtgcattttgaatattggtaatgtaaaaagtagtgtattactaatggtattgtaaattaaagtgcaattgtctattcctgataatgtattaccgaatttgttgagGTAATGATACATATgaacatgtgcatggataactgttactcaaaaaaaaagttttttttttttttttttttttttttttttttttttatggaacgaaatatagcgattttttgttaaaaaatattaaaaaaaataaaaaaaaatttttgagtgcttttttgattttttttagattttattttgtgttcacgttggttctcgcggttctcgcaataagggtggttctcgcatgaaccttaccctatatatatatatacatatatatatatatatgtatgtaatcttgtatcttgtgagttgtatcGTCGGGTCTTGTCTTCTTGATTTCGTGTCTTGTATaagtaaattgtataattgtattttttttatcaattatatgtcattgggcttaaCCCAATAATTCATGTTATTAGgcccaaatagtgttgggcctaaatagtgttgggcctcaacaGTATTGGGCCTCAATTGTGTTGGGcataaatagtgttgggcctcaatagtgttgggcctcaacagtgttgggcctaaatattATTGGGCTTAATGTTATCGGGCCTTGGCCCACATGTttggtattgggcttagcccatgtatttatgttaagcccattTAGGATGATAAGCCCGTTTGTAaaatagcccatttgttataaataagtccatttgtaaaaatagctcatatgttataaaataagcccatttgttaaaAATAAACCCATTCGTAAAATAGCtcatttgttataaaataagcccatttgttaaaaatatattccttcatttttataaaaattactaaGTATAGGCTTTTTAGTTAAAAGAATACACAATAGCTTTTATATGTTTCAAAACATCCTGATATTGTTGTCGGTGATGTGTATGTATTCGTgtcgaaagatcgcctaaacgtcgtagtaacttcctcggaatggcgatatgttcatagattcgcccgtcgtccgttttgaccataagttgtgttcgaaagctcggaatgtccgtaagtGTGTTTTAAGGCGTATTTAAAAgaagtcttgtaagactttagtcgaaatgtacattgtgttcatgtgtaccattgtattcaagttcctagttatcataaatataactaatacaaacaaataacacatagcacataagttgttaagttaactaaatatatattttctcaaaaatatatatttatatcaaactttgcttttataaaaactattccttaaaatctttttaatctaataaagattttgtcaaaaataatggtttttataacttatgtgtgacatctgtgcttgtaatcattgtaaacagttcagttatcaatgaaataaagttatttgatcccaatgtttgtttgttgatgtttgatgtttttcatgttttgacttttattcgatttcaaactctatatcgctttctggagagttatacgcaaactggtgcgcaaacgcaatcagtttaacgcgacaaatactccggaacatcaatttatgcttaacataccttaaataacctttacataacttagaaataagttttgaaggctttggtatggcaaaatcaagttaattcgcttacagggactaaaattgacaaactgcgaaagtatgctgatttgaactgtaacgaacattctggaacatgcccataagttaaacacaccctaaatatcctttacatatcttagaaataggctttgaggggttcggtgtgctaaaataaacttttgggtcattcaaggactaaaagcgtcaaaaagtgcataagtttgcattttcgcgcataacatACATTCTGAATActtctggacatccaaaaatttatgcaagcattaaaatattttattttagtgtttggcatgagaaaattTCATtggtcgcttaatttggatcgtttttgcgttcgttacgacttccgtcgtaattaagcgaataacgcaaccgtacgaccaaacgaaccgacatccgagatatttttgagcatgttttgagttccctatactttaacttcattttggatCCTTGAAATGCGTATTTcacaagttcagggactaaactgcaaGTTCTAAATACTTAGCCATGCGGCCCGTGTAGGCCCATGTGCATATCTTAAGCGGGCGGCCTgagatgcccagtaacagaaaaaccaGTTTCTGAAATAGCAGCTGGTTTACAGGGTTTTTGGACATGGTTTTGATCATTCTATGggccaattttgatggtttttgagagcccatggtatccaaataccatgtgcccacttgtacggatgagatcaaagctcaatcttcgagaaacgatcctaacggctcttgaaaatctataaatacctACTTGCTTTCACttgcattcctcacatttgatctgattcttgcTCTCTCAGTGGAAGTATTTGCTTCCTatctgagagtgaatcgggtcaaagcttgcggggaccttttgtaagtattccttcgttcttttcgttcatttctatcgttaaagtcaaactgtgtttgactttctgcgttaaccagtttatggtcaacgcgaagttcgtttgaacttcataacgtgagcgtaatcacgatggttatagtccctagtgactatacctactgattaccacgttatctaggcttagtgacgagtcgtagtttcgaccaaaatgcgttttctcacgtattttgtaaccaaactactctcgGGTATTAAaatcgtttgttttaataccaaacctgttttctaactttactaaacatgttctagcatgtttagctcgtcacttttagatttgtgcttgtttagggtcgtaaaggtaagcgagctaatcaatcgcttatgctttcgaacccgacccatttggtcgatctttgggatccgaccaaacactttaggtgaccatagtgtatagggaataaccttccgaggttataccttatggtcacaacgcttaagtagttgtatgataagtagtacttatgccttaggtaaattaccaaaataccctttttgcgccaaaattcattttaagcctatgtaacataaattttgatatctaaactgatttaacaacaatattaaacatgttaaggaaTATCTTGCTTgccataggactagttaggcattccgaacacgttttacgcgaacgacgcgttaaagtagcataagctacctaagcgggtcgtaacgggtcaaaagcacttaggataggttttgctttagtacgtaggctttgttaaaccatattacataagttcccctacttatttggtttacgaacccttgtactacccgatcctccgataggtccgtttattaatgtagacaCCTATATAGAtgtcgtttgatttccgtgatcttctagcattgcttggtggttatcctacgacttctaagcaatctcaagtgagtatatAAGTACCCCTcatttactgtttttcaaacattttggggtgaacacatgtgcctacttgttactttcatgctttccatgttttcatatcatatgcttgttatgttcaatagtacacatatagtacatgcttttcatcgtgtttttgctatgtatgtccattgtgtgcatacttagtacatcgttttacatgacattttatgctacgtatgttcgtttagcgcatacttagtacattgtttacattacctttccacgctatgtatgttcatcatacttagtgcatttgtttttcatcacatgGTTACATATTGGGTATGACAATTGGATTGTTTAAGTGgcaccatatacattcattaactttgatcacgccgctcgttagtaggtaatggtaccataggaattgacaactcccgttcctgacatcctgggtatgtttggatggaaggaatggcCAAATtggatttaaacataaaaaccgatagacctttaatttgtttaaaggtttatcaccacagtcacaaggcttgaatgtatgcatttttacaataccatataaatgtttgtatatacagtgtagcatgcatttccacaaaacataacgttgatttaaactgagttttactttaataccttgttttgtgcattttcacctatggtttagtagatacatatttcacttgacatacatgacattttgtttacacactacatgattgacatttgacatagacattttgacatggtttccacaatgacatttgacaatttggtttagacatgggcaaatttacattggtggtttgtttggatAAGTGGTTTAAGTAACGAAACGTATGTAacgtgatacaagcatggtggatacgccgctggtacttcctatatataagtgcttgtattgtattacatgtcgtagcgttatttaaatcattcaattttggatttatacatttttacaaataacatatttttttacaagacattattttacaaaacagtttatttattacaacttattttacttggttatttatttaaccatacattattcttttactt from Helianthus annuus cultivar XRQ/B chromosome 10, HanXRQr2.0-SUNRISE, whole genome shotgun sequence harbors:
- the LOC110881357 gene encoding protein FAR1-RELATED SEQUENCE 5-like, giving the protein MTNIPQSIPLYNVYHGNFRLTGDVDRSFLAISGEWFLTNTQNADSVYQSVRTNLLTKESLPTVKEAFAIVSREESHRNSGSDKKSQTPRGGQGKKAIASSSNNLSVNDTSGSGVASLTAEQVSRLLILLSDRTCETAGQSCNVSDIPTYQPVGNVQVSPNSGRRTFIPDDLIKPQMYMLFNSLENAFLFYQRYAKAGGFTVRKGTQYEPRKGVIHNKWFVCSKEGTKPLKAIDSTQEAGSSNVNSKSKITRRVPSIRTGCEACIRVKLNPDNLYFVYHFEESHNHSFVAEDDRYLLPENRSMNYVQEEAVNTLSAINVGLVRAFNIMRTLYGGFDKVGATKVDFKNFKRDLNRYIAEYDADMVIKHLRRKKEFMPNFSMEYLTTADGVLRALFWADVVSFDATYRRNKYNMMFVPFTGVDNHYRNVTLGDAIIGDETAETYSWLLNAFRQAFGRAPPVIVTDHDPAMRKAIQDTWPESRHRLCMWHIMEKLTTKVGANLCNSTDFKKRLCDIVWTDALLPEQFETEWGVILADFDLVNHEWLQSIYQIRDTWIPAYYRDQHMSGLMRTSSRSESENHFFGHFCNPNCTLVEFLGHFDSAIEAQRHEHRKSDHDTRHTNPQIFAKEFVLEQQAANIYTRTIFVDAQLEIQTAIHKCGIGKWDDREDNFVNISVKDFSQTCTTFFQVMMRQLDMTVSCSCNMYEQFGLLCAHIFCVLRFLDIKQFPERYIMRQWTREAVPNSAPGAILGISESDDRYQQVNGVVMEITRSVESLINRLVPNFDALCAFRDHVVQYQSTADQAVVNAPPRSRRDRFGEITGYTQETPVTVRMPKTVRFKGMGKPSRMKSNREMAIIQSAEKKKGRECSNCKRRGHNIRTCTYPAREKADGSSESDEAALEGDDEEELEMRRVKETTKRS